Proteins encoded in a region of the bacterium genome:
- a CDS encoding helix-turn-helix transcriptional regulator, with the protein MNRPSQDEPVYYISVAARLIAAHPQTLRMYERVGLVRPQRTPQGLRLYSERDIERLRQIQRLTQEMGVNLAGVDLVLKLLDQIAELQAQIERLTYERDHGPLQLNPAPERHRIEIQIEEVEHQG; encoded by the coding sequence ATGAACAGGCCGAGCCAAGACGAACCCGTCTATTACATATCCGTCGCCGCGCGGCTGATCGCGGCCCATCCGCAGACCCTGCGCATGTACGAGCGCGTGGGCCTGGTGCGCCCCCAGCGGACGCCCCAGGGCCTGCGCCTGTATTCCGAGCGCGACATCGAGCGTCTGCGCCAGATCCAGCGCCTGACCCAGGAGATGGGCGTGAACCTGGCGGGCGTGGACCTGGTGCTCAAGCTGCTGGACCAGATCGCCGAGCTGCAGGCACAGATCGAGCGGTTGACGTACGAGCGCGACCACGGGCCGCTGCAACTGAACCCGGCCCCCGAGCGGCACCGGATCGAGATACAGATCGAGGAAGTGGAGCACCAGGGCTGA
- a CDS encoding DUF2007 domain-containing protein: protein MADNQARDWVVVWQRSAHDADIEADMVVSLLEGSAIPVVRLPPSAAPVVFDGFGGPMMPVRVLVPPDHQAEAKELLSDAEIDLTAAEEE from the coding sequence ATGGCCGACAACCAGGCGCGTGACTGGGTCGTGGTGTGGCAGCGATCGGCGCATGATGCGGATATCGAGGCCGACATGGTGGTCTCGCTGCTCGAAGGCAGCGCCATCCCCGTGGTGCGCCTCCCGCCGTCCGCGGCGCCCGTCGTGTTCGACGGCTTCGGCGGGCCGATGATGCCGGTCAGAGTACTGGTCCCGCCGGACCACCAGGCTGAGGCGAAGGAGTTGCTGTCGGATGCCGAGATTGACCTCACCGCCGCCGAAGAAGAGTGA
- a CDS encoding DUF2007 domain-containing protein, translated as MPRLTSPPPKKSEEWVPVASFLGLEADGEADACVALLQGSDIPAVRLPTNNIATLGGLGVTISQPVLVLVPPDWEDAAKELLEQDAV; from the coding sequence ATGCCGAGATTGACCTCACCGCCGCCGAAGAAGAGTGAAGAGTGGGTGCCGGTCGCCAGCTTCCTGGGGCTGGAGGCCGATGGCGAGGCGGACGCCTGCGTGGCGCTGCTGCAGGGCAGTGACATCCCGGCGGTGCGCCTGCCGACGAACAACATCGCCACGCTCGGCGGCCTGGGCGTGACGATCAGCCAGCCGGTGCTGGTGCTCGTGCCGCCCGATTGGGAAGACGCGGCCAAGGAACTGCTAGAGCAAGATGCTGTGTAG
- a CDS encoding DUF6338 family protein encodes MPALNGVFLFFLVFILPGYLGLLAFDWAAWKAQDSGRSDFAKFGLSFIVSAVSFLATEPWARAYAVSVSLGVPEAEFGRLLFSTAFIERICLMGGATLLGGVLIGLAWRGTAAAWRKCFKKGIISRYDTLWDKQFDHREAPLVMVEYADGSIFQGEKRSSSDASQAQLLLANVKRYQRRQAEDGSITFDEVPWSSPEVLLTAKDALIHFLEPEEEKSDDV; translated from the coding sequence ATGCCGGCGCTGAACGGCGTGTTCCTGTTCTTCTTGGTCTTTATCCTGCCTGGCTATCTGGGGCTCCTCGCATTCGATTGGGCGGCGTGGAAGGCACAGGACTCGGGCCGATCGGACTTCGCCAAGTTCGGGCTGAGCTTCATAGTCAGTGCGGTCTCGTTTCTTGCGACCGAGCCTTGGGCTAGAGCGTACGCCGTGTCGGTGTCTCTGGGTGTCCCCGAGGCTGAGTTTGGACGCCTTCTGTTCTCAACCGCCTTCATCGAGCGCATATGCCTGATGGGCGGGGCGACACTCCTTGGCGGCGTGCTTATCGGCCTCGCCTGGCGGGGCACGGCTGCGGCGTGGCGCAAGTGCTTCAAGAAGGGGATCATCTCACGGTACGACACTCTGTGGGACAAGCAGTTTGACCATAGGGAGGCACCGCTGGTGATGGTGGAGTACGCCGACGGGAGCATCTTCCAGGGCGAGAAGCGCAGCAGTTCCGATGCCAGCCAAGCACAGCTGCTACTGGCGAACGTCAAGCGGTACCAGCGACGACAGGCAGAGGACGGTTCCATCACCTTCGATGAGGTCCCTTGGAGTTCACCCGAGGTTCTCCTCACTGCGAAGGACGCATTGATACACTTCCTCGAGCCCGAGGAAGAGAAGAGCGATGATGTCTGA